A genomic region of Capnocytophaga canimorsus contains the following coding sequences:
- a CDS encoding L-threonylcarbamoyladenylate synthase, with protein MAEYIRIYNENPNEREINRVVNILKSGGVVIYPTDTVYGLGCDITHTKALERIAKIKGVKLEKANFSFVCADLSNLSHYVKQIDSATFKILKRALPGPYTFILPGNNDLPSAFKKKKTVGIRVPDNNIARIIVERLGNPIVSTSIHDDDDVIEYTTDPELIFEKWQNRVDAVIDAGYGDNVASTVIDLSGSQPVVLREGKGSIDII; from the coding sequence ATGGCTGAATATATCCGGATATACAATGAAAATCCTAATGAAAGGGAAATCAATCGTGTGGTAAATATCCTCAAAAGCGGTGGGGTGGTAATTTATCCTACTGACACTGTTTACGGTTTAGGTTGTGATATAACCCACACCAAAGCTTTGGAGCGTATTGCTAAAATAAAGGGGGTTAAACTTGAAAAAGCAAATTTTTCATTTGTTTGTGCCGATTTAAGTAATTTGTCTCATTATGTCAAACAGATTGATTCCGCAACATTCAAAATCCTTAAACGCGCCCTTCCAGGACCTTATACTTTCATATTACCAGGCAACAATGACCTTCCATCAGCTTTTAAAAAGAAAAAAACTGTAGGAATTCGTGTACCCGATAATAATATTGCTCGTATAATTGTTGAACGTTTGGGTAATCCGATAGTTTCTACTTCCATTCACGATGATGACGATGTTATAGAATACACCACAGACCCCGAACTTATTTTTGAAAAATGGCAAAACCGAGTTGATGCCGTAATTGATGCGGGTTATGGCGATAATGTGGCTTCAACAGTGATAGATTTATCGGGTAGTCAGCCCGTTGTGCTTCGTGAGGGTAAAGGAAGTATTGATATTATTTAG
- a CDS encoding LysR substrate-binding domain-containing protein, with amino-acid sequence MTITQLEYVLAVAQYQNFTSASEKCHVTQPTLSMQIQKLEEELGALIFDRSKKPIQITKIGEQIVKQAQIIVNESERMQDIVAQEKGFIGGEFRLGIIPTVSPTLLPLFLKNFIKKYSKVDLKIEEQHTQQALTNIENGSLDAAILATPLENANFIEKPLFYEPFVAYIPENHWLCKSNKINSEDLQIDEILMLEDGHCFKNTVLNLCGQKQATQKRGFQIKSGSFETLIRLSNEGLGMTLLPYLHSLELSEKQLQHIRHFNEPQPAREISLVYHKNELKAQMINALHEVISGVIRGAIAFHDVKIISPVVKPK; translated from the coding sequence ATGACTATCACACAATTAGAATATGTACTTGCCGTAGCCCAATATCAAAATTTTACTTCAGCTTCCGAGAAATGCCACGTTACACAGCCCACCCTTAGTATGCAAATTCAAAAATTAGAAGAAGAATTGGGCGCTTTAATTTTTGACCGAAGTAAAAAACCCATACAAATAACAAAAATTGGAGAGCAAATCGTTAAACAAGCACAAATCATTGTCAATGAATCCGAACGTATGCAAGACATTGTTGCTCAAGAAAAAGGATTTATCGGTGGCGAATTTCGTTTGGGCATCATTCCTACGGTTTCACCAACGCTTTTACCTCTTTTTCTAAAGAATTTCATCAAAAAATACTCAAAAGTAGATTTAAAAATTGAAGAACAGCACACACAACAAGCACTGACTAACATTGAAAATGGCTCCCTTGATGCCGCCATATTGGCTACCCCTCTTGAAAATGCTAACTTCATCGAAAAGCCTCTTTTTTACGAACCATTCGTAGCATATATCCCTGAAAATCATTGGCTATGCAAATCCAATAAAATAAATAGTGAAGACTTACAAATCGATGAAATATTGATGCTAGAAGACGGACACTGCTTTAAAAATACGGTGTTAAACCTCTGCGGACAAAAACAAGCCACCCAAAAAAGAGGATTCCAAATTAAAAGTGGAAGTTTTGAAACCCTCATTCGTCTTTCTAATGAAGGACTCGGAATGACACTCCTCCCCTACTTACATTCGCTGGAATTAAGCGAAAAACAATTACAACACATTCGCCATTTCAATGAACCGCAACCCGCCCGTGAAATCAGTTTGGTATATCATAAAAACGAACTCAAAGCACAAATGATCAATGCTTTACACGAAGTTATTTCGGGAGTAATTCGCGGAGCAATTGCCTTTCACGATGTTAAGATAATAAGCCCAGTGGTTAAGCCTAAATAA
- a CDS encoding Dps family protein, with protein sequence MSYNSIGLDAKKSKVLAAELNKLLANFQVYYQNLRGIHWNIKGKRFFDLHTKFEELYTDANEKVDMIAERILTLGVTPIHTLADYIQNAQVPVGKDVYEDEKAIALVVDSLTVLLKIERAILENASDVDDEGTGSMMSDFIKEQEKTVWMMKAWLGQQV encoded by the coding sequence ATGAGTTATAATAGTATTGGTTTAGATGCCAAAAAATCAAAAGTATTAGCCGCGGAATTGAATAAATTATTAGCTAACTTTCAGGTGTATTATCAGAATTTAAGAGGAATTCATTGGAATATCAAAGGAAAACGTTTCTTCGATTTGCATACTAAATTTGAAGAGCTTTACACCGATGCTAACGAAAAAGTAGATATGATTGCCGAGCGTATTCTTACCTTAGGAGTAACTCCGATACACACTTTGGCAGACTATATTCAGAATGCACAAGTTCCTGTGGGAAAAGATGTGTATGAAGATGAAAAAGCAATAGCACTTGTTGTAGATTCATTAACCGTGCTTTTGAAGATAGAAAGAGCTATTCTTGAAAATGCTTCAGATGTTGATGATGAAGGAACTGGTTCAATGATGAGTGACTTTATAAAAGAGCAAGAAAAGACCGTTTGGATGATGAAGGCTTGGTTAGGACAACAAGTATAA
- a CDS encoding trimeric intracellular cation channel family protein — translation MNFFTIVDYIGVFVFAISGALAAREKKMDLFGIFIIAFVTSLGGGTLRDVMIGRTPVFWMIHPMYITMIFAGAFFAIFLRNKIHYLRKSLMLFDTIGIGFYTVLGAQIAQSFGLHPIGVISVATVTACFGGVIRDILCNEIPAIFHKEVYATACVIGAITYLGLQEFGYFSDYIYLIAIAVVIVIRLVAIKYAFHLPKID, via the coding sequence ATGAATTTTTTTACTATTGTCGATTATATCGGCGTTTTTGTGTTTGCCATTTCTGGGGCATTGGCAGCTCGTGAGAAAAAGATGGATTTGTTTGGTATTTTCATTATTGCCTTTGTCACTAGCCTTGGAGGAGGTACGCTCCGTGATGTGATGATTGGAAGAACCCCCGTTTTTTGGATGATACACCCTATGTACATCACAATGATTTTTGCGGGAGCTTTCTTTGCCATATTTTTAAGAAACAAAATACATTATTTACGAAAATCGTTAATGCTTTTCGATACTATTGGGATTGGTTTTTATACCGTTTTGGGTGCACAAATTGCACAATCGTTTGGTTTACACCCCATTGGAGTGATTTCGGTAGCTACCGTAACAGCTTGTTTTGGTGGAGTGATTCGTGATATATTGTGTAATGAAATCCCAGCTATTTTTCACAAGGAGGTCTATGCCACAGCCTGTGTTATAGGAGCCATAACTTATTTGGGGCTGCAGGAATTTGGCTATTTTAGTGATTATATTTATCTGATAGCTATCGCTGTGGTTATTGTGATTCGCTTGGTGGCTATAAAATATGCTTTCCATCTACCTAAAATCGATTAA
- a CDS encoding M1 family metallopeptidase — protein MRKITLLAVVALQTVWGQDTLQQQKTSTLNPFRKMTQEFATPNSYRTAAGAPGAAYYQQQADYVMQIELDDDHQKIYGNQTITYTNNSPDKLEYLWVQLDQNVRAPHFPANLRKDKWISPAYTPEEFVKKHLEPHFEGGFQIDYVKDAHGKEMDYTINQTMMRIDLPKPMLPNEKLVFSIKWSYLINDYQKNGGRSGYEYFPEEDNRLYVIAQFFPRMAVYNDTEGWQNEQFWGDGEFALPFGNYEVAITVPADHIVEATGELQNRKAVFSPLMLQRYNQAQKDFDKPTFIVTEQEARINEKTKSKDKKTWQFKAQNVRDFAFSSSRKFIYEMMPVKINSRLVMAVSLYPKEGSALWGKFATKVIAHTLKTYSQYTLDYPYPKAVAVNAEDQGMEYPMISWNHGRSPNGTFSDEVKFGMMSVIIHEVGHNFFPMIVNSDERQWAWMDEGINTFLQFLTEQSYGKTYPKDIYPYEKFPSERGFPHQIIPYMSANSSEIAPIMSNPETVQYLGENAYSKPATGLNILRETIMGHKLFDHAFKTYVNRWKFKHPTPEDFFRTMEDASGVALDWFWRTWFYTTDYVDLGIKSVKIHQVSELPSDEVTKILEDRGVKLTDLRPLVHLVSESDKAYDVKRHQKSVIEISDALSDYIADNLPLQQQAQLSQASYFYEITFEKKGGVPMPIILQVTYADGTSEVITYPVQVWRKNNLEFVHVLATTQPITHFQIDPEQITADIHTENNHYPQNK, from the coding sequence ATGAGAAAAATAACACTTTTGGCAGTTGTAGCATTGCAAACCGTTTGGGGACAAGATACACTACAACAGCAGAAAACCTCTACTCTGAATCCGTTTCGGAAAATGACTCAAGAGTTTGCCACTCCTAATAGTTATCGTACTGCAGCAGGAGCACCTGGCGCTGCATATTATCAGCAACAAGCTGATTATGTGATGCAAATTGAACTCGATGATGACCACCAAAAAATATACGGCAACCAAACCATTACCTATACCAATAACTCTCCGGATAAATTGGAATATTTGTGGGTGCAATTAGACCAAAATGTAAGAGCGCCGCACTTTCCTGCCAATCTACGTAAAGACAAATGGATAAGCCCTGCATACACCCCTGAAGAATTTGTTAAAAAACATTTAGAGCCACATTTTGAGGGAGGTTTTCAAATTGATTATGTGAAAGATGCACACGGAAAAGAGATGGATTATACCATCAACCAAACGATGATGCGTATTGATTTGCCCAAACCGATGCTTCCCAATGAAAAGTTAGTTTTTTCTATAAAATGGTCGTATTTAATTAACGATTATCAGAAAAACGGAGGACGCTCGGGCTATGAATATTTCCCAGAGGAAGATAATAGATTATACGTAATTGCCCAATTTTTCCCCCGTATGGCAGTATATAACGATACCGAAGGTTGGCAAAATGAACAATTCTGGGGAGATGGTGAATTTGCGCTTCCTTTTGGAAATTACGAAGTTGCCATTACCGTACCTGCCGACCACATTGTTGAGGCTACAGGAGAATTGCAAAATCGTAAAGCCGTATTCAGCCCATTGATGCTTCAGCGGTACAATCAGGCTCAAAAAGATTTTGACAAGCCTACCTTTATTGTTACCGAACAAGAAGCCCGAATCAATGAAAAAACAAAATCAAAAGATAAAAAAACTTGGCAATTTAAGGCGCAAAACGTACGTGATTTTGCTTTTTCTTCCTCTCGCAAATTTATTTATGAGATGATGCCTGTTAAAATAAATAGTCGCCTAGTTATGGCAGTGTCACTCTACCCTAAGGAAGGAAGTGCACTTTGGGGAAAATTTGCTACTAAGGTGATAGCACACACGCTAAAAACGTATTCTCAATATACGTTGGATTATCCTTATCCTAAAGCAGTTGCAGTTAATGCCGAAGATCAAGGAATGGAATACCCAATGATTAGTTGGAATCACGGACGTAGCCCCAATGGTACTTTTTCTGATGAGGTTAAATTCGGAATGATGAGTGTCATTATTCACGAAGTGGGACATAATTTCTTTCCGATGATTGTCAACTCCGATGAACGTCAGTGGGCTTGGATGGACGAAGGAATCAACACCTTTTTGCAATTCCTTACCGAGCAGTCTTATGGCAAAACCTATCCGAAAGATATTTATCCTTATGAGAAATTTCCTTCTGAGCGTGGTTTTCCACATCAAATTATTCCTTATATGTCTGCTAATTCCTCTGAAATAGCCCCTATTATGTCCAATCCAGAAACCGTACAATATTTAGGAGAGAATGCTTATAGCAAACCCGCCACAGGGCTCAATATCTTACGTGAAACCATTATGGGGCATAAACTTTTTGATCACGCTTTTAAAACGTATGTAAATCGTTGGAAGTTTAAACATCCTACCCCAGAGGATTTTTTCCGTACAATGGAAGATGCCTCAGGAGTGGCATTGGATTGGTTTTGGCGTACTTGGTTTTATACCACAGATTATGTTGATTTGGGTATCAAATCGGTTAAAATACATCAAGTTTCTGAGCTTCCCAGTGATGAGGTAACTAAAATACTAGAAGACAGAGGAGTAAAACTTACTGATTTACGTCCGTTAGTACACTTAGTTTCAGAGTCAGATAAGGCTTACGATGTCAAACGCCATCAAAAAAGTGTGATTGAAATTTCTGATGCCCTTTCGGACTATATTGCAGATAATCTTCCTTTACAGCAACAAGCACAGCTCTCACAAGCTAGTTATTTTTATGAAATTACTTTTGAAAAAAAAGGAGGCGTACCTATGCCTATCATTCTTCAAGTAACCTACGCTGATGGTACTTCCGAGGTGATTACTTATCCGGTACAAGTATGGCGTAAAAATAACCTTGAATTCGTACACGTTTTGGCAACGACCCAACCCATAACTCATTTTCAGATTGATCCAGAGCAAATCACTGCCGATATACATACTGAAAATAATCACTATCCTCAAAATAAATAG
- the pepE gene encoding dipeptidase PepE, with product MEHSKRKLLIASTSTIYGGKYLEYLHQEMGDFFQGINTVLFVPFARPSGISHDAYTEIAENGFKAIGKKVIGLHTFANPIAAIEQAEAIFVGGGNTFLLVKQLYEFDVMKALRQAIDLGTPYMGSSAGSNIVGQTMQTTNDMPIVYPPSFKTLGVLPFNLNPHYLDPQPELKHMGETRETRIKEFLQQSDLSVVGLREGSWLRVIGEEILLKGGLTARIFSKNQAPYEHPCGVLNL from the coding sequence ATGGAACATAGCAAAAGAAAGTTACTCATAGCCAGTACTTCTACCATTTACGGGGGAAAATATTTGGAATATCTTCATCAGGAAATGGGAGACTTCTTTCAGGGCATAAATACCGTTTTGTTTGTGCCCTTTGCGCGTCCTTCTGGTATATCGCACGATGCTTATACCGAAATTGCTGAAAACGGATTTAAAGCTATTGGTAAAAAGGTGATAGGGTTGCATACCTTTGCTAATCCTATAGCGGCCATTGAACAGGCAGAGGCTATTTTCGTAGGCGGAGGCAATACTTTTTTATTGGTAAAACAACTTTATGAATTTGATGTTATGAAAGCATTACGCCAAGCAATTGATTTAGGCACACCTTATATGGGCTCCAGTGCAGGAAGTAACATTGTGGGGCAAACGATGCAAACCACCAATGATATGCCTATCGTATATCCACCTAGTTTTAAAACCTTAGGTGTTTTACCTTTTAACTTAAACCCGCATTATTTGGACCCTCAGCCTGAGTTAAAACATATGGGTGAGACGCGCGAAACCCGCATCAAAGAATTTTTACAACAGTCCGACCTTTCTGTAGTGGGATTGCGTGAAGGAAGTTGGCTACGTGTTATTGGCGAAGAAATACTCCTTAAAGGCGGTTTAACTGCTCGTATTTTCAGTAAAAATCAAGCTCCCTATGAGCATCCTTGCGGAGTGCTGAATCTATAA
- a CDS encoding putative periplasmic lipoprotein: MKRIFFLGLALVMLTACGSTKSPELKRLEAKEEILSLNTKLNNLKIELEKERISTAGFRDEVAKINADADERTSSFSNSDDASDAAQKARRARRALKKAQKANRDLAKSEKRMQKIQRNISKVETKLEKLNKSIEFVSNSETNPTNQ, from the coding sequence ATGAAAAGAATCTTTTTTTTAGGTTTAGCATTGGTTATGCTAACAGCTTGTGGAAGTACAAAATCACCAGAATTGAAACGTTTGGAAGCTAAAGAAGAAATTTTATCGTTGAATACCAAACTTAATAATTTAAAAATCGAATTGGAAAAAGAACGTATCTCAACAGCAGGATTTCGTGACGAAGTAGCAAAAATAAATGCTGACGCTGATGAGAGAACTTCTTCTTTTTCAAATTCCGATGACGCTTCAGATGCAGCACAAAAAGCACGAAGAGCACGAAGAGCTTTGAAAAAGGCACAAAAAGCCAATAGAGATTTGGCAAAAAGTGAGAAAAGAATGCAAAAAATACAACGAAACATCAGTAAGGTTGAAACCAAATTAGAAAAACTCAATAAAAGCATCGAGTTTGTATCCAATTCTGAAACAAACCCTACTAACCAATAA
- a CDS encoding formate--tetrahydrofolate ligase gives MSFPTDLEIAQNAKMQNIKEIAKKLNINEDDLEQYGKYKAKLPLTLIDKEKIKKNKLILVTAITPTPAGEGKTTVSIGLTEGLNKIGKQAVAVLREPSLGPVFGIKGGAAGGGYSQVVPMEDINLHFTGDFSAIEKANNLLAAVIDNNIQSKTHSIGIDPRTVVWKRVMDMNDRALRQIVIGLGGSANGIPREDGFNITPASEIMAILCLSENFSDLKRRIGNIYVGKKFDGSAVFARDLNVVGAMALLLKDAVKPNLVQTLENNPAILHGGPFASIAQGTNTVLATKMGMSLSEYTVTEAGFGADLGAEKFLDIKCVSAGIAPNAAVIVATVRALRHHGGALKEEYNTPSLEKVKKGIGNLEKHIENVQKFGLKAVVAINNFPNDSEEEIKYIQEVCQQKGVKAIVSKGFAQGGEGTKELAQAVVEIAESGESKFKPLYDHAISIEEKIETIAKEIYGASSVNYTSKARTQLKNINTLGFDKMPVCMVKTPKSLSDDDKKLARPTGFEVTVREFEFASGAGFVIPILGDTMRMPGLPSVPAAEGMDIDDNGVITGLS, from the coding sequence ATGAGTTTTCCAACCGATTTAGAAATCGCACAAAATGCGAAGATGCAAAACATTAAAGAGATTGCTAAAAAACTGAACATTAACGAAGACGATTTGGAGCAATATGGTAAATACAAAGCCAAATTGCCACTCACGCTCATCGACAAGGAGAAAATCAAGAAAAACAAACTGATTTTAGTTACTGCTATCACACCTACACCTGCTGGAGAGGGCAAAACGACCGTCAGTATTGGGCTTACTGAAGGTCTTAACAAAATCGGCAAACAAGCTGTGGCTGTTTTAAGAGAGCCTAGCTTAGGTCCTGTTTTTGGAATTAAGGGTGGAGCCGCTGGTGGAGGTTACTCGCAAGTGGTACCGATGGAGGACATCAATTTGCACTTCACTGGGGATTTTTCTGCTATCGAAAAAGCCAATAATTTACTTGCCGCAGTTATCGATAACAATATCCAAAGCAAAACTCATTCCATCGGAATTGACCCTCGTACTGTTGTTTGGAAACGTGTGATGGATATGAACGACCGAGCTCTTCGCCAAATTGTTATCGGGCTGGGCGGAAGTGCTAACGGTATTCCCCGAGAGGACGGATTCAACATTACACCCGCTTCCGAGATTATGGCAATCCTCTGTTTGTCAGAAAACTTTTCGGATTTGAAACGCCGTATCGGAAATATTTACGTCGGAAAGAAATTCGATGGTTCTGCTGTTTTTGCACGTGATTTGAACGTTGTGGGAGCGATGGCTTTGCTTTTAAAAGATGCTGTCAAGCCTAATTTGGTGCAAACTTTGGAGAATAATCCTGCGATTTTGCACGGAGGACCTTTCGCCAGTATCGCACAAGGAACGAACACTGTTTTGGCAACGAAGATGGGAATGTCGCTCAGTGAGTACACCGTTACGGAAGCTGGTTTCGGAGCCGATTTAGGAGCTGAAAAATTCTTGGACATCAAATGCGTTTCGGCGGGAATTGCTCCCAATGCTGCGGTGATTGTTGCTACAGTTCGTGCATTGCGTCATCACGGAGGAGCTTTGAAGGAAGAATACAATACACCAAGCCTCGAAAAAGTAAAAAAAGGTATCGGAAACTTGGAAAAACACATCGAGAATGTGCAGAAGTTTGGCTTGAAAGCCGTTGTAGCGATTAATAATTTCCCGAATGATAGCGAAGAAGAAATCAAGTACATTCAGGAAGTATGTCAGCAAAAAGGCGTTAAAGCTATCGTTTCCAAAGGATTTGCACAAGGTGGTGAGGGAACCAAAGAACTTGCCCAAGCAGTGGTGGAGATTGCCGAAAGTGGAGAAAGCAAATTCAAACCTCTGTACGACCACGCTATTTCCATTGAAGAGAAAATCGAAACAATTGCCAAAGAAATTTACGGAGCAAGTAGCGTGAACTATACTTCAAAAGCACGTACTCAATTGAAAAACATCAACACACTTGGCTTTGATAAGATGCCTGTTTGTATGGTAAAAACACCAAAATCGTTGAGTGATGATGATAAGAAATTAGCTCGTCCTACTGGTTTTGAAGTTACTGTACGCGAATTCGAATTTGCTTCTGGAGCAGGTTTTGTCATTCCTATTTTAGGAGATACAATGCGTATGCCAGGTCTTCCGAGTGTTCCCGCAGCCGAAGGAATGGATATTGATGACAACGGCGTAATCACTGGGCTTTCTTAA
- the dnaX gene encoding DNA polymerase III subunit gamma/tau, producing MKHFVVSARKYRPQSFRDVVGQKAITDTLLNAIENNHLAQALLFTGPRGVGKTTCARILAKKINEKTSGITDQNDFAFNVFELDAASNNSVDGIRNLIDQVRIPPQVGQYKVYIIDEVHMLSTAAFNAFLKTLEEPPKHAIFILATTEKHKIIPTILSRCQIFDFKRITINDIREYLKYIAQQQGIEAEDEALQIIAQKADGAMRDALSIFDRVVSFSGETITRKATSEILNVLDYETYFKITDLILENKLPELLVNFNEIIGQGFDGHHFISGLASHFRDLMVCKNPLTITLMEVGQETQKKYALQSQKANTAFLMEAIEIANDCELKYRSSRNQRLLVEIALMQLASLTFVGDKKKMMDAS from the coding sequence ATGAAACATTTTGTAGTATCCGCAAGAAAATACAGACCACAATCTTTTCGTGATGTGGTAGGGCAAAAGGCAATTACCGATACCCTTTTAAACGCCATTGAGAACAACCATTTAGCTCAGGCACTGCTTTTTACAGGACCAAGAGGAGTAGGCAAAACTACTTGTGCCCGTATTTTAGCAAAAAAAATTAACGAAAAAACATCGGGTATTACAGACCAAAACGACTTTGCCTTTAATGTTTTTGAGTTAGATGCTGCCTCAAACAATAGTGTCGATGGCATTCGTAATCTGATTGATCAGGTGCGTATTCCACCACAAGTGGGGCAATATAAGGTGTATATTATTGATGAGGTACATATGCTTTCCACAGCGGCTTTCAATGCTTTTTTAAAAACATTGGAAGAACCTCCAAAACACGCTATTTTTATTTTAGCGACTACTGAAAAACATAAAATTATCCCTACGATTCTTTCAAGATGTCAAATTTTTGATTTTAAGCGAATTACCATAAATGATATTCGGGAATATCTGAAATATATTGCTCAACAACAAGGTATTGAAGCAGAAGATGAAGCCCTGCAAATCATCGCTCAAAAGGCAGATGGAGCAATGCGTGATGCTTTATCCATTTTTGATAGGGTGGTTAGTTTTTCCGGAGAAACTATTACTCGAAAAGCTACTTCTGAAATTTTAAATGTACTTGATTACGAAACTTACTTTAAAATCACCGATTTGATTCTGGAAAATAAACTTCCTGAGTTGTTGGTTAACTTTAATGAAATTATCGGACAAGGCTTTGATGGTCATCATTTTATATCAGGATTGGCGAGTCATTTTAGGGATTTGATGGTTTGTAAAAATCCGCTTACCATCACGCTAATGGAAGTTGGGCAAGAAACTCAAAAGAAATATGCCTTGCAAAGTCAAAAAGCCAATACAGCTTTTTTAATGGAAGCTATTGAAATTGCAAACGATTGTGAGCTTAAATACAGAAGTAGTCGTAACCAACGATTGCTGGTTGAAATAGCACTGATGCAATTGGCTTCCTTAACCTTTGTTGGCGATAAAAAAAAAATGATGGACGCTTCATAG
- a CDS encoding DNA polymerase III subunit gamma/tau: MFHPQRAETTISTSKISQNQGLKEQDTGFSSAESSQIQSFDNFTALSSGTSVSSFSLKSVQFRIDAKNNQKSEEVDSDTLPKESFTQQDLLKAWKDYIEQVEKSGKKLQASSLRIQDPILKEGNVIFLDVPSQNIKSEIAANEYNLMQFLKNRLKNHTIALEIVVNERDFRPKTAFTPQDKYNRLLETNPILEQFRKEFNLNI, from the coding sequence ATGTTTCACCCTCAAAGGGCTGAGACCACTATTTCAACTTCAAAGATTTCTCAAAATCAGGGCTTAAAAGAGCAAGATACAGGTTTTTCATCTGCCGAGTCCTCTCAAATACAATCATTTGATAATTTTACTGCTTTAAGTAGCGGAACTTCTGTTTCCAGTTTTTCGCTCAAAAGCGTACAATTTAGAATTGATGCTAAAAATAATCAGAAATCAGAAGAAGTTGATTCTGACACACTTCCCAAAGAATCCTTTACCCAACAAGATTTACTAAAAGCTTGGAAAGATTATATTGAGCAAGTGGAAAAATCGGGTAAAAAGCTCCAAGCATCTAGTTTACGCATACAGGACCCCATTTTGAAAGAAGGAAATGTTATATTTTTAGATGTTCCCAGCCAAAATATAAAATCCGAAATAGCAGCTAACGAATATAATTTGATGCAATTTTTAAAAAATCGGCTAAAAAATCATACTATTGCTTTGGAAATTGTGGTTAACGAACGTGATTTCAGACCTAAAACAGCCTTTACTCCACAAGATAAATACAACAGACTTTTAGAAACTAATCCTATTCTTGAACAATTTAGGAAGGAATTTAACTTGAATATCTAA